A single Nomia melanderi isolate GNS246 chromosome 13, iyNomMela1, whole genome shotgun sequence DNA region contains:
- the Dop1 gene encoding dopamine receptor, D1 isoform X1, translated as MILPQNNVTEGEEDLPEDAFSLLSVLLVGLLFLILIFLSVAGNILVCVAIYTDRGLRRIGNLFLASLAIADLFVGCLVMTFAGVNDLLGYWMFGPRFCDTWIAFDVMCSTASILNLCAISLDRYIHIKDPLRYGRWVTRRVAVAGIVIVWLLAALISFVPISLGLHRADEETPIVNEDGQEEHPMCALDLTPTYAVVSSSISFYVPCIVMLGIYCRLYCYAQKHVKSIRAVTKLPDTSMAKSFRGKSARNKPPKPQTKTKPTSPYHVSDHKAAITVGVIMGVFLICWVPFFCVNIVAAYCKTCISVRAFQVLTWLGYSNSAFNPIIYSIFNTEFREAFKRILTKGTRARGNQPSTSECGEFRSVVVQKRNGSMIECNISPRSSADSCQVGIMAQRHRDTIVSAI; from the exons AATAATGTGACAGAAGGGGAAGAAGATCTGCCTGAAGACGCTTTCTCGCTGTTGTCGGTGCTTCTAGTTG GTCTCCTCTTCctgatattgatatttttatccGTCGCGGGCAACATCCTCGTCTGCGTGGCGATTTACACGGACCGCGGGCTACGGAGGATAGGGAACCTGTTCCTGGCCTCCCTCGCGATCGCCGATCTCTTCGTCGGCTGCCTGGTGATGACCTTCGCCGGGGTCAATGATCTGCTCGGCTACTGGATGTTCGGCCCGCGGTTCTGCGACACTTGGATCGCGTTCGACGTCATGTGCAGCACTGCCTCCATTTTGAATCTATGCGCGATATCCCTCGACCGTTACATTCATATCAAGGACCCTCTCAG ATACGGTCGCTGGGTGACGAGGCGAGTGGCGGTCGCCGGGATCGTGATCGTGTGGCTGCTCGCGGCGCTCATATCCTTTGTACCGATTAGCCTAGGCCTTCACCGGGCAGACGAAGAAACACCCATAGTTAACGAGGACGGCCAAGAG GAACACCCTATGTGCGCCTTAGACCTCACACCCACCTATGCGGTCGTCTCCTCTTCCATATCTTTTTACGTGCCCTGCATCGTGATGCTGGGAATTTATTGCAG GCTCTATTGTTACGCGCAGAAACACGTCAAGAGCATCCGGGCGGTGACGAAGCTGCCGGACACATCAATGGCCAAGAGCTTTCGCGGGAAAAGCGCTCGCAACAAGCCGCCGAAGCCGCAGACGAAAACGAAGCCGACGAGCCCTTACCACGTGTCCGATCACAAGGCCGCCATCACCGTGGGCGTCATCATGGGCGTATTCTTGATATGCTGGGTACCCTTTTTCTGCGTCAACATCGTCGCCGCGTATTGCAAGACCTGCATATCAGTCCGGGCGTTCCAA GTACTCACTTGGCTCGGCTACAGCAACTCGGCCTTCAACCCGATCATCTACAGCATATTCAATACAGAGTTTCGGGAAGCTTTCAAGAGGATCCTGACGAAGGGTACACGGGCCCGGGGGAACCAGCCGTCGACCAGCGAGTGCGGCGAGTTCCGATCCGTGGTGGTGCAGAAACGGAACGGGTCCATGATCGAGTGCAACATCAGTCCGAGATCGAGCGCGGACAGTTGTCAGGTCGGGATCATGGCGCAGAGGCATCGCGACACCATCGTCAGCGCGATATAA
- the Dop1 gene encoding dopamine receptor, D1 isoform X2, whose protein sequence is MNNVTEGEEDLPEDAFSLLSVLLVGLLFLILIFLSVAGNILVCVAIYTDRGLRRIGNLFLASLAIADLFVGCLVMTFAGVNDLLGYWMFGPRFCDTWIAFDVMCSTASILNLCAISLDRYIHIKDPLRYGRWVTRRVAVAGIVIVWLLAALISFVPISLGLHRADEETPIVNEDGQEEHPMCALDLTPTYAVVSSSISFYVPCIVMLGIYCRLYCYAQKHVKSIRAVTKLPDTSMAKSFRGKSARNKPPKPQTKTKPTSPYHVSDHKAAITVGVIMGVFLICWVPFFCVNIVAAYCKTCISVRAFQVLTWLGYSNSAFNPIIYSIFNTEFREAFKRILTKGTRARGNQPSTSECGEFRSVVVQKRNGSMIECNISPRSSADSCQVGIMAQRHRDTIVSAI, encoded by the exons ATG AATAATGTGACAGAAGGGGAAGAAGATCTGCCTGAAGACGCTTTCTCGCTGTTGTCGGTGCTTCTAGTTG GTCTCCTCTTCctgatattgatatttttatccGTCGCGGGCAACATCCTCGTCTGCGTGGCGATTTACACGGACCGCGGGCTACGGAGGATAGGGAACCTGTTCCTGGCCTCCCTCGCGATCGCCGATCTCTTCGTCGGCTGCCTGGTGATGACCTTCGCCGGGGTCAATGATCTGCTCGGCTACTGGATGTTCGGCCCGCGGTTCTGCGACACTTGGATCGCGTTCGACGTCATGTGCAGCACTGCCTCCATTTTGAATCTATGCGCGATATCCCTCGACCGTTACATTCATATCAAGGACCCTCTCAG ATACGGTCGCTGGGTGACGAGGCGAGTGGCGGTCGCCGGGATCGTGATCGTGTGGCTGCTCGCGGCGCTCATATCCTTTGTACCGATTAGCCTAGGCCTTCACCGGGCAGACGAAGAAACACCCATAGTTAACGAGGACGGCCAAGAG GAACACCCTATGTGCGCCTTAGACCTCACACCCACCTATGCGGTCGTCTCCTCTTCCATATCTTTTTACGTGCCCTGCATCGTGATGCTGGGAATTTATTGCAG GCTCTATTGTTACGCGCAGAAACACGTCAAGAGCATCCGGGCGGTGACGAAGCTGCCGGACACATCAATGGCCAAGAGCTTTCGCGGGAAAAGCGCTCGCAACAAGCCGCCGAAGCCGCAGACGAAAACGAAGCCGACGAGCCCTTACCACGTGTCCGATCACAAGGCCGCCATCACCGTGGGCGTCATCATGGGCGTATTCTTGATATGCTGGGTACCCTTTTTCTGCGTCAACATCGTCGCCGCGTATTGCAAGACCTGCATATCAGTCCGGGCGTTCCAA GTACTCACTTGGCTCGGCTACAGCAACTCGGCCTTCAACCCGATCATCTACAGCATATTCAATACAGAGTTTCGGGAAGCTTTCAAGAGGATCCTGACGAAGGGTACACGGGCCCGGGGGAACCAGCCGTCGACCAGCGAGTGCGGCGAGTTCCGATCCGTGGTGGTGCAGAAACGGAACGGGTCCATGATCGAGTGCAACATCAGTCCGAGATCGAGCGCGGACAGTTGTCAGGTCGGGATCATGGCGCAGAGGCATCGCGACACCATCGTCAGCGCGATATAA
- the Dop1 gene encoding dopamine receptor, D1 isoform X3, producing the protein MTFAGVNDLLGYWMFGPRFCDTWIAFDVMCSTASILNLCAISLDRYIHIKDPLRYGRWVTRRVAVAGIVIVWLLAALISFVPISLGLHRADEETPIVNEDGQEEHPMCALDLTPTYAVVSSSISFYVPCIVMLGIYCRLYCYAQKHVKSIRAVTKLPDTSMAKSFRGKSARNKPPKPQTKTKPTSPYHVSDHKAAITVGVIMGVFLICWVPFFCVNIVAAYCKTCISVRAFQVLTWLGYSNSAFNPIIYSIFNTEFREAFKRILTKGTRARGNQPSTSECGEFRSVVVQKRNGSMIECNISPRSSADSCQVGIMAQRHRDTIVSAI; encoded by the exons ATGACCTTCGCCGGGGTCAATGATCTGCTCGGCTACTGGATGTTCGGCCCGCGGTTCTGCGACACTTGGATCGCGTTCGACGTCATGTGCAGCACTGCCTCCATTTTGAATCTATGCGCGATATCCCTCGACCGTTACATTCATATCAAGGACCCTCTCAG ATACGGTCGCTGGGTGACGAGGCGAGTGGCGGTCGCCGGGATCGTGATCGTGTGGCTGCTCGCGGCGCTCATATCCTTTGTACCGATTAGCCTAGGCCTTCACCGGGCAGACGAAGAAACACCCATAGTTAACGAGGACGGCCAAGAG GAACACCCTATGTGCGCCTTAGACCTCACACCCACCTATGCGGTCGTCTCCTCTTCCATATCTTTTTACGTGCCCTGCATCGTGATGCTGGGAATTTATTGCAG GCTCTATTGTTACGCGCAGAAACACGTCAAGAGCATCCGGGCGGTGACGAAGCTGCCGGACACATCAATGGCCAAGAGCTTTCGCGGGAAAAGCGCTCGCAACAAGCCGCCGAAGCCGCAGACGAAAACGAAGCCGACGAGCCCTTACCACGTGTCCGATCACAAGGCCGCCATCACCGTGGGCGTCATCATGGGCGTATTCTTGATATGCTGGGTACCCTTTTTCTGCGTCAACATCGTCGCCGCGTATTGCAAGACCTGCATATCAGTCCGGGCGTTCCAA GTACTCACTTGGCTCGGCTACAGCAACTCGGCCTTCAACCCGATCATCTACAGCATATTCAATACAGAGTTTCGGGAAGCTTTCAAGAGGATCCTGACGAAGGGTACACGGGCCCGGGGGAACCAGCCGTCGACCAGCGAGTGCGGCGAGTTCCGATCCGTGGTGGTGCAGAAACGGAACGGGTCCATGATCGAGTGCAACATCAGTCCGAGATCGAGCGCGGACAGTTGTCAGGTCGGGATCATGGCGCAGAGGCATCGCGACACCATCGTCAGCGCGATATAA